Part of the Antedon mediterranea chromosome 6, ecAntMedi1.1, whole genome shotgun sequence genome, GTATTGGTAGCTTTCCAACTATCCTTTATAATCTTTGGTTCTTACCTTTTTACAAGGGAATCTGGTGTTACTGCTAGCTTTGTTCACAATATCTTTCAAGATTGATGCAAATGGAGTGACACCAATTCCACCTCCTACAAGTACAGCAACCTCAAACTGATACCAATCTTGATGGCCCTCACCATATGGTCCGTCAATGTACAACTAtagataaaaacaaaacatttgattatttttgtagatcaaacaattaggcctacgaTTTATAACCTGTTATGTATGTTTAATTCATATAACTAAGACATAATGTGTCATTGTTACGTAATTCAATTTATATCTAGGTTTGACAACATTTTAGACATACCTTGGGGTATGGATGTTCACGGACAGTATTTGGATCATAGGTATGTCGGATGTTAGTTGTCCATGGTCCAACAGCTCGGATGTGGAGACTTAGATGGTCCTCATGTGGAGCAGACGTCAAGGTAAATGGATGGTATTCACCACTGCCTAGAGTCTTGCATGCAACACGTACCCACTGTCCTGATTTGTACTCGAAAGAAGTTGGTCGTTTGAACGTCAACGCTGTAACATCTACGAATAATGAAGAAATTGTTATGAAACAGAAGTAAAAATTGTTTCGTGTACCGCTACACCTGTATTAGGAACTGGACGATTTTATACATCCAACAAAACTGTTTGTACCTATCTGTATGCAAGGATACCTGTAGGCCTACCAAGACTAGATATAACGAGCCTTTGTTCTGAATGATACGTACCAGACGGTAACAGTTCTGCTTTGAAGACGGCAATCTCTGCTTTCTTTCGGCTGATGCTAACCAACTTATCAAGTGTAAACAAGATGGCGGGACCAAGGAAGAAGAACCAGAAGAATGGAGGCTGCACCAATCGACCACTTCCGTGTAGAACCATCAATATGTAGAATATAACGTACATATTATGAGTCAGCCAAAACAGGTTGAAGACATTTCGACGAGCATATTGGGTTGCAAACACGTACATGACACAAGCCAGGAGTACCAACAGAACGCCAGTAAAACctggaaataaaaaattaaatttcacttTCTGCATTTTCTTTAAATCGGAACAAAACGCAAACAATGTATCGTTCAAATCTATATTGCTCTTATTTGTATAACTACCCGGTTGTATTGCGTACAGTGCGCATACACGGTAGACTATCTTGACAAATTGTAATTAGGCGGTAAAACCTACCAGTAATAGTCTGCCAGCACCAGTAGTGAAACTTTGGAAGTACATGCGACCTGTGGAAGAAATCTCTAAACAGGCAGGTAAGATCGTTTGGAGGTTGACTGGCGATGTGATAGAAATTGATTCCATGACCAATTGTGTGCATcactaaaaaatataaacaataaaatattaataatcaaacGTGATTTTGTATAAATCTCAGACAACTTAATGGCTTGGCTACTTTACGACGCGGTACTAGACTACATGCAGTCTAATAAAAACATAAGTATTACACCGTGGAACAGTGGCCTACATTGATTAGACCTACAATactaaagatatttattttatttttgcaatTGATTGAAGTTTTATAACAGAAAgaagaaaatgtattaaaattggTGGATGTATAATCCAGCTTGGTACCCACTTAAACGCAACTCAAGGGCGTGCGCGCAACACAATTGAGTTGGCCAATCACAATAGACAATTCAAAtaccttgtgattggtcaaattcctTGTTTTGCGCTTAAGTATTGGCGTTGCGTCCAGGTGGAACTAAGATCCGAGACCGAAGCAACTTACCGGAAAAGAACAGTGCGTAAAGCGCAATTATCTTGTGCATTGCCAACGCTGAATCGAACGGAATGAATCGGTGCAAAAACGTCTCTCTGAGCCTTGTAATCAAGTTACGGCACATGGTGACAAGTAGGGACGAAAAGGTAAACATCATTGCACTTGCAGCTCCACGAGTCACAGTGACACCATAACCAGCAATACGACGCAATCCAGCAAATTCACGTTCAATCGAATAATCTATGAGGGAAATtgcaacatttataataaaaccATTGACTCACACAATATAGTATAGTACTGttttatacataggcctacaactgctatcaaaataatgttaattataCTTACAGTAGGCTCGTTCGGCAAAGACTGCAGCTAGGACCAATGTGTATAGAACCAACCAGAAGATCTTCAGTCTTTCGTTTTCAATGAAGCGCTTCAATTGTCCAAATACCTTTTCAGAATCGGTCTTAGGGTAGGCTGCTTGTACAGTCTCAATCTGTACTGAGCGAGTCTGTCGACGTTGGATTCCTCCCTTAACGCCACCTCCCTTATTGCCGCTACCCTCTCCTTGTCCTTTATTACTGTAATTAGATAAGTCGATAAAGTGTAGTTGATATAACAAATTGTGAGTAAAATCCATTGTGTTTTGTATTAATATCTGAAGGCACAATAGCGGCGAACGTATTATGATGTGGATTTAGAAATATTTTGAGAAAAGAGACGCATTAAAATCGTATGTGGTATGTCTACTATGTTATTACTTACGCATAGGCTCTGATGATCGTTTTCTTAGCTCGAGATGGTGCGTTGCCACGGTGAATAACAGTTCCACGAGGGGCATGGGTTTTGGTCTCTTGTTGAACGGGTGCCGCTTCTTGACCCTGAATTTGTAAAGAGGCGTTACTGAGTTCTTCTTTATGTTCACCCATCAATTGATTGAAATCCTCCAGGCTAAGCTCATTCTTACTCTCAAATCCCGCGGAGCTGAACATAGTCTGCACTACTTGTTCCAATTGGCTTGGCTCCAGGTCAGCACTCACTACTTCCATCATAGACCTGGTGAGAAATAATCTATGCTTAGCAACATTTACACTACCGTATCTTTACATAGGATGTTCACGAACGTCATTGCCTCTAATGTTGAGTAAACATTTAGGTAATTctgttaaacaataataatcaatacaaaCTATACATTACTTCAACATTTTCTTGAACTCTTCTCTCGTTAACATTCCAGAGTGGTCGACATCGTACATGTTAAACATCAACTCTAACTTGTCATCGGGATTtcctttaaaacaaattatttttaactacATTAATAAGGAAAagaattgtaggcctattgataaCGATACACAATACAGTATTTCTTGACTGCTTACacaatcataatcataatcacAATCATAATCATCGatgtaaaatgttattgaaGATGTAATGTAGGATTTGGCTTTCACAGGATGTAACACAAAATTCCTCGATTGTGTTAGAACCAAAACGTTCGTTCTTTCAAAGTAGAAATCaaatgtatacagtactaaATTTCTACATTAGTTCACATAAGTCCGCATAAAAAGAACGAACAATATATTTACCTCGAGCAAATATCACAATAATATCAAGGAACTCTCTGAAAGATACGGTGCCACTGTTATCTTTATCCACTAGATCAAACATCTGATCGACGAAAACCGAATCGGATTTCATTGAGAGTGCTTCGGCAAATTCTTGTTTGGTCAGTTCACAGGTCAAAACGTCCTTGGCAATTTCTGATTTGAATTCGGTTATGTCGTCAGGATCAACATCAAGTTTGAAAGCCTGTGCAAAAGCAACTCGAAAGAAGCGTTCTAGTGTCTTTTGCCGTTGAACTTTAGTGTTGGCCATTCGCAACATTTCAGCCTGGTGAACTTCACGACGTTCGCGGCCTACACCGATAGCAGGGTCAGTCAAGAAGGACTCTATGTCGCTTATAAACGCATTCCTTTCCTCTTcagtatcaaatttcataacctgataaatacaaaacaaaatattactaGAAGAAATTGTCTTTTTGTCGCTTTAATTTGGTTACTTCCAATCATATACCATAGTATATTGTCTAAACGGTTTGAGCATTTCGAACCAGAGGGATCTGTGGATGTGTGTCTAGTATACTCGACGAATGCACAATTTCAATAAAGAGTACGGTACTTACAAGATCATACTCCTTTTCTATAACAATAGTCATCATCTTTCGGCGCTGATCTGGACACACCAATAGGGTAATCTTTTGATGGATAGCGAGATCAATTGTTCGATAGGTCTTGTTTCCGCGATCATTTAGAACAGTTATAGATTTTCCTGGCCCAAGTCGTACGGCAATAGGACGCTCGGATTGTCCGTCTCCACACCATTCCCTCGCTGGAATAGAAAAAGGTATGATTTATATGCAATTCCTTACAAATATATACCTACTAATTAAACAGTTAAAATTGCTGCTTTTCATATCTGTGTATAGGAACTACTTATCATTGTGCGCGCATGCGGCAACATTGGGATGTACTTCCGCATTCGATTCTTCGATTCAACTTTTATGGGAGGTTTCGTAAATCGAATAATCTCTCAGAAAATCCCAGTACAAGTGTCTGCAAGGGCCCAGTTACATGTTCTCAATTCACCCACTGCTTATTGAGGTCGTCAACTATACTTACTCGAATAAAGTCTTGTCGTTTCCTTAGCAGATTTTCTACTCTTTCTACGCTGTGCTTTACGTGATTCGTTAATCATTTTTCTTCGGTTACGCGAAAGAACGTACAGAAGTACAACACACCCTACAAAATATAACGGTAACAATTAATAGAACTACAGTAATCGTAAAATCTGTAGCAATCCGAGATCAGAATTTGACTGAACTATGGCTGGTtacattaatatacaaatatcgACTCGAATTTACAATCTCCAGATTACTAGCATGACATTCATGACTGCACTGATCAATAACTGTTATGGTGGTTagtgatttttttaaagatttctttTCCGTATTAGAAACGGCCATCGGATACGGTGATGTTGTATACCAATGGGCACATTCACATTAATAATCTTACATAAGTAAATACCTTCCATATGTATTGATCTAAGtgaagtatttattatttatgaacAGAAGATTATCACTGTATTTTTATCAAAACATCAAGGCTTTAACTCTAGTATTTTTGTTCTTTCGCCATTCAAATTTCCACAAAAAAAATCAAGCATTGcaagtaaaataacaaaaaaatgctTACCAATGGCCCATACACCGGCTGCTAAAAATGTTAGTACAAACGACACTTCACTTCCTTTGAAATAATCAAACGTGTAGGGATCGGTACAATTGTCCAATTCATGCTCAGATATCGTCAGATTGAATGCTTCTACGGCTTCATCATAACATTTTTCACCTACAAAAAATATCGTAAATGAAACTTAATATTTACAAGAAAAGTGATCCGGTTATAAACCCATATTGACGGCGCTAAACGTAGCAGCCATCATACAAGTTTCttggaaatttgtttttttcttcacTACTTATCGACGATTTGTACAGTAAAATCTATTGCTGGTTAATCTCCCAATATTCTAGACTCAAATGCCTTGATTTTCTGCATTTCGTTTACTTGTTTCAGTTAATTTACAAGTGGGTAATTTCATGACTGTATTGACTATTATGTCTGGTCCAGATTTCTACATTCTTAAATAAGGCTTCAGAATACCTTCATAGAAATGGAATGGATCCTTTTGAATGTCGCCTTCATTGATATCCGTGGCAAGTATCAATACATCGTGTATTGTAATATTCCATATGATTTCTTGTTCTTCTTTAGTGAATGGACTGTGAATAAAATTGTGGCCAACGGTAAGGATAACAAGCAGACTATTCAGAAGTATTTTACAACCTTTTCTGCAGAAGCTCATTTGTGCAAAGATAATGTTTGGAAAGTCTTTGGTTACAGACAAATGAAACCAATCATTTCAGCTCTCTACGCACcacaaacaaaatagaaaatacGACAAGCTGGAAATTGCATACAAacatataattttaatacaattctATTAATTAATGACAGCTATAACTTACCCTCCAACGTCATTTTCAAACCAAAATCTGTCACCATCACGAATTCTGCGAAATTGATCAAGGATTACTGTACGGAACAATTCTCCAGGTCCATTTTTAGTCGTTTCAAGAAGACCACCGGGCCAAATATCAACTTTGTTGATATCGCCATTATAGACATTAGCCAAGTTCTCGGTAAGTATCTAGAACATATAAGGGTAATTGTTGAAACTATATTAACTGTGTCACGAAATAGACATTCGTTTTTTTTCAATCGTTTTAGTTGGCAAATTTAGGCCTGCTTCCTATTCAGACGATATGTTATTTTGAAAcaattccaaaataaaaaataaatcatcttACCGAACATGGAATTGCTGCCTCCTGAGTATTGTTGCAATAAGGATTAATTTCTTCGAATGTTTTTCTGGCTTTCAATCCGTACGCTCTTCTAGCAGTGTTGTAATCAGGCAGACCATGATCACGGCCACGCTGGATATTAATTGCCATCAGATCACGACGAGAGAAGTCCAATCTACCAAATACGTTACCTAAAAGATCAATAAAAATAGCATCAAATCATTCAAAcgtatgacatcatcgtgtccatatggtCACaattttgtcacacaaagtttgatgtgTGAACGCggattaatataaaaattgtcTAAGCACACGTGTGAGGGAACTGTTAGTGTGTGTCAGTATTGTACTTGCCTCTTAAATCTTCTAAAATGATGTTATCTTCTCGTTCACAGTGCTGTGAAGCCATGCCCATGAGGTAGCTTTCCATACCAGTTTCTCTTATAGGaagctgtaaaaaaaaagaatataaaataaataagaaatagaGTAGAACCTATCTGCTGTGATACCTGTCACGGGCATCCGTGAAACGAACGTTTGGTcctaaaggtgtccccttaataggggttccaCTGTATTCCTTCAAAACAGGGTTACTGTGAtaatatctttttttctttttcaatgtAATATAATGGATACCATAGAACTGATAAAGTAGGAGTGTGATTTTCGGATTTTGAAAACAACGTAGATATGGTGTAAAAGTTAACACATCGTCAAATGTGTATTCTgcattatgaaattatttttaagaTTTGAGTAAATACAACGTGATCATAATGCTCCTATTacacacatgtgatgctgtaccAAGGAATGTGTTTATGAACAGTATAGGCTACATTAAACGTACCTGTGGATTCCAAAAGGAGTTGCAGGTTCTTGTGCCAATCCTACCGATTGGCTTGTACTTCTCCGGTGTAAAACTAGAATCCTTTGTCGTTCTAAAGAAATCACAATCCTTATCTctgttggaaaaaaaaacattcgtGTTTCACACTTACCAGATATGTATATACTTTTCAATATGCATTACTTTATATACAGATCATTTCAAAttctaaattattaatttacatttaaaaacaacattgtCAAAGCTCTACCATTCATAGTTAAATAGAAGAATAATAGTTGAAACGCTTTTACGGTTCTTTGTGACGCATGTACCTACAAAGGCAACTCTTACCTTCTCGCAACTCCTGGTACAACAAGAGTATGGCCAAATCTCATTGCAGCGGACTGGAAAATGTGACTAACTTGTGGGTGAATATAAGGCTTATAACCtatgaaagaaagaagaagaaaactgttatgttatacaatatatacaaatgtaatttattatgtaatagtaatgtaataattattcCATAAGCATGCACACTtgtatctattattatttttatggaaAATACAATAAATGTGAATGAATAGGTATATTAGCCTACCATCATATGCGTTCTCCTCCATTTCAGCCTCGTCCATGTTAAGGAATGCTGGAAGCCATTCATACCATACCAATTTCTGTGAAATTATTAGTTATACATTAATGTGTGAACAAAAGaattcattaaatttattagaaaatctaaaattaaacacaaaaaaGTAGTCAAGCCAAGAAAATGGCTATTAGTTGTATGTTACATTGAACTGCATCATCCTAAGCATGCACAATATTCTATATAATGTTTGCGCAAACATTATTTGGGCGAGGTGAATATAAAACTATTATTAGGTTATATTTGGCATACCTGATATGTTCCGATTACCCACTTTCTTGCTTCATTGAAAATCATTTCATCATTCATTTTACCCGTTGTGTCTTCACGTTTAATTCTATCCGCCCAATAATTATGCCAACGAAACCACAAAATACCAAACGATAGTAGATATGGATTCTCGTCACCTCTTGGATTTCCAAGCTCTATATTagaaaaattgatttgtatagaaattggtattttaatatcattttaatcacttaaaaaaaaatatcactaATCATGCATTCGGTTATGCCTGCACCATGCCACCAAGAGAAGCACGTCAACTACGCGTTATTTCCTttcttttgattggtcaatagtttttttagaaatgtttgTACTGGCCAAGACAATGCACTAAAATGAAGGCAATTGCACTTGCAATAATACTTACTGAAGAAACGCGTTACATCACGAAGAGTATGCTGGTCTGATTCTGCTGGTGGAGGAGGGTTTGCCATGGGAAGTCCAATTATGTTTTCCGAAGGAAACTGAGGTTCACCTCGATCCTCATTCGAAGCAAGTTTCCCATCTTTGAACGATCTTAGAGCATCTGCCCAAGCTTTGGTGGTACC contains:
- the LOC140052311 gene encoding dual oxidase 2-like isoform X1; the encoded protein is MRLYIKHIVFFGFLVTCSLLSNAQTLQDPTTKTGTTDSYTTVVQGSTATPPATTSAQSTQSNVTTRNDVTTQSDATTQGDVTTKSGVVTTESRSTTKQTEITTKQGDGEDDHGYDSEEEEYIAEYEGYDGWYNNLAHPDWGGAEMALTRRVPPAYVDGVYNPSGADRPNPFDISDATMKGETGSGSLLKRTAFMTFFGQQVVEEILDAQRAGCPPEYFNIKIPSGHRYRKYIPLDEMPFLRSRYDMNTGFNPSVPREQLNEITPWIDGGLVYGTTKAWADALRSFKDGKLASNEDRGEPQFPSENIIGLPMANPPPPAESDQHTLRDVTRFFKLGNPRGDENPYLLSFGILWFRWHNYWADRIKREDTTGKMNDEMIFNEARKWVIGTYQKLVWYEWLPAFLNMDEAEMEENAYDGYKPYIHPQVSHIFQSAAMRFGHTLVVPGVARRDKDCDFFRTTKDSSFTPEKYKPIGRIGTRTCNSFWNPQLPIRETGMESYLMGMASQHCEREDNIILEDLRGNVFGRLDFSRRDLMAINIQRGRDHGLPDYNTARRAYGLKARKTFEEINPYCNNTQEAAIPCSILTENLANVYNGDINKVDIWPGGLLETTKNGPGELFRTVILDQFRRIRDGDRFWFENDVGGPFTKEEQEIIWNITIHDVLILATDINEGDIQKDPFHFYEGEKCYDEAVEAFNLTISEHELDNCTDPYTFDYFKGSEVSFVLTFLAAGVWAIGCVVLLYVLSRNRRKMINESRKAQRRKSRKSAKETTRLYSTREWCGDGQSERPIAVRLGPGKSITVLNDRGNKTYRTIDLAIHQKITLLVCPDQRRKMMTIVIEKEYDLVMKFDTEEERNAFISDIESFLTDPAIGVGRERREVHQAEMLRMANTKVQRQKTLERFFRVAFAQAFKLDVDPDDITEFKSEIAKDVLTCELTKQEFAEALSMKSDSVFVDQMFDLVDKDNSGTVSFREFLDIIVIFARGNPDDKLELMFNMYDVDHSGMLTREEFKKMLKSMMEVVSADLEPSQLEQVVQTMFSSAGFESKNELSLEDFNQLMGEHKEELSNASLQIQGQEAAPVQQETKTHAPRGTVIHRGNAPSRAKKTIIRAYANKGQGEGSGNKGGGVKGGIQRRQTRSVQIETVQAAYPKTDSEKVFGQLKRFIENERLKIFWLVLYTLVLAAVFAERAYYYSIEREFAGLRRIAGYGVTVTRGAASAMMFTFSSLLVTMCRNLITRLRETFLHRFIPFDSALAMHKIIALYALFFSVMHTIGHGINFYHIASQPPNDLTCLFRDFFHRSHVLPKFHYWCWQTITGFTGVLLVLLACVMYVFATQYARRNVFNLFWLTHNMYVIFYILMVLHGSGRLVQPPFFWFFFLGPAILFTLDKLVSISRKKAEIAVFKAELLPSDVTALTFKRPTSFEYKSGQWVRVACKTLGSGEYHPFTLTSAPHEDHLSLHIRAVGPWTTNIRHTYDPNTVREHPYPKLYIDGPYGEGHQDWYQFEVAVLVGGGIGVTPFASILKDIVNKASSNTRFPCKKVYFIWVTRTQKHYEWLCDIIREVEEKDTTDLVSTHIFITQFYQKFDLRTTMLYICERHFQKIANRSLFTGLQSTTHFGRPDLPSFFNSLQDEHPDVSKIGVFSCGPPGMTNGVESACVEMNKFDGAAFIHHFENF
- the LOC140052311 gene encoding dual oxidase 2-like isoform X2, coding for MRLYIKHIVFFGFLVTCSHGEDDHGYDSEEEEYIAEYEGYDGWYNNLAHPDWGGAEMALTRRVPPAYVDGVYNPSGADRPNPFDISDATMKGETGSGSLLKRTAFMTFFGQQVVEEILDAQRAGCPPEYFNIKIPSGHRYRKYIPLDEMPFLRSRYDMNTGFNPSVPREQLNEITPWIDGGLVYGTTKAWADALRSFKDGKLASNEDRGEPQFPSENIIGLPMANPPPPAESDQHTLRDVTRFFKLGNPRGDENPYLLSFGILWFRWHNYWADRIKREDTTGKMNDEMIFNEARKWVIGTYQKLVWYEWLPAFLNMDEAEMEENAYDGYKPYIHPQVSHIFQSAAMRFGHTLVVPGVARRDKDCDFFRTTKDSSFTPEKYKPIGRIGTRTCNSFWNPQLPIRETGMESYLMGMASQHCEREDNIILEDLRGNVFGRLDFSRRDLMAINIQRGRDHGLPDYNTARRAYGLKARKTFEEINPYCNNTQEAAIPCSILTENLANVYNGDINKVDIWPGGLLETTKNGPGELFRTVILDQFRRIRDGDRFWFENDVGGPFTKEEQEIIWNITIHDVLILATDINEGDIQKDPFHFYEGEKCYDEAVEAFNLTISEHELDNCTDPYTFDYFKGSEVSFVLTFLAAGVWAIGCVVLLYVLSRNRRKMINESRKAQRRKSRKSAKETTRLYSTREWCGDGQSERPIAVRLGPGKSITVLNDRGNKTYRTIDLAIHQKITLLVCPDQRRKMMTIVIEKEYDLVMKFDTEEERNAFISDIESFLTDPAIGVGRERREVHQAEMLRMANTKVQRQKTLERFFRVAFAQAFKLDVDPDDITEFKSEIAKDVLTCELTKQEFAEALSMKSDSVFVDQMFDLVDKDNSGTVSFREFLDIIVIFARGNPDDKLELMFNMYDVDHSGMLTREEFKKMLKSMMEVVSADLEPSQLEQVVQTMFSSAGFESKNELSLEDFNQLMGEHKEELSNASLQIQGQEAAPVQQETKTHAPRGTVIHRGNAPSRAKKTIIRAYANKGQGEGSGNKGGGVKGGIQRRQTRSVQIETVQAAYPKTDSEKVFGQLKRFIENERLKIFWLVLYTLVLAAVFAERAYYYSIEREFAGLRRIAGYGVTVTRGAASAMMFTFSSLLVTMCRNLITRLRETFLHRFIPFDSALAMHKIIALYALFFSVMHTIGHGINFYHIASQPPNDLTCLFRDFFHRSHVLPKFHYWCWQTITGFTGVLLVLLACVMYVFATQYARRNVFNLFWLTHNMYVIFYILMVLHGSGRLVQPPFFWFFFLGPAILFTLDKLVSISRKKAEIAVFKAELLPSDVTALTFKRPTSFEYKSGQWVRVACKTLGSGEYHPFTLTSAPHEDHLSLHIRAVGPWTTNIRHTYDPNTVREHPYPKLYIDGPYGEGHQDWYQFEVAVLVGGGIGVTPFASILKDIVNKASSNTRFPCKKVYFIWVTRTQKHYEWLCDIIREVEEKDTTDLVSTHIFITQFYQKFDLRTTMLYICERHFQKIANRSLFTGLQSTTHFGRPDLPSFFNSLQDEHPDVSKIGVFSCGPPGMTNGVESACVEMNKFDGAAFIHHFENF